A single Natrinema sp. HArc-T2 DNA region contains:
- a CDS encoding MaoC family dehydratase encodes MRYYEDIEIGDTDEFGEYHLTKDELLEFAEQYDPQPFHTDEATAEDSAFGQLIASGWHTASICMRLLVDGPLQDRAGMGARGVDELRWHQPVTPGDTLSIRTEVLEKRVSESDPTRGYVDTKLEGINQNDEVVISWIGLEMVARRDSGDDESSQ; translated from the coding sequence ATGCGCTACTACGAGGACATCGAAATCGGCGACACCGACGAATTCGGCGAGTACCACCTGACGAAAGACGAACTCCTCGAGTTCGCCGAGCAGTACGACCCCCAACCGTTTCACACCGACGAGGCAACCGCCGAGGACTCGGCGTTCGGCCAACTGATCGCATCAGGCTGGCACACCGCATCGATCTGCATGCGGCTGCTCGTCGACGGTCCACTGCAGGATCGAGCCGGGATGGGGGCTCGCGGCGTCGACGAACTCCGGTGGCACCAGCCCGTGACACCGGGCGATACGCTCTCGATTCGGACCGAAGTCCTCGAGAAACGCGTCTCCGAGAGCGACCCCACCCGTGGCTACGTCGATACCAAACTCGAGGGGATCAACCAAAACGACGAGGTCGTCATCTCCTGGATCGGCCTGGAGATGGTCGCGCGCAGGGATTCGGGAGACGACGAGAGCAGTCAGTGA
- a CDS encoding CBS domain-containing protein yields MPEIKTIVREEVVSASPTTALTELAELMDDENVGSIVIVEDGHPRGIVTDRDLALQAVAHGADPTTATAADVMSDDPVTVELDSGILDVIRVMTDSNVRRIPATDEDGQLAGIVTFDDFVVLLSRELKLLGELVEAEVPPYEHT; encoded by the coding sequence GTGCCAGAAATCAAGACAATCGTCCGCGAAGAGGTCGTAAGCGCGTCCCCAACGACCGCCCTCACGGAGCTGGCAGAGTTGATGGACGACGAGAACGTCGGCAGCATCGTGATCGTTGAAGACGGCCACCCGCGCGGGATCGTGACGGACCGCGATCTTGCGCTCCAGGCAGTCGCCCATGGGGCGGATCCCACGACGGCGACCGCTGCCGACGTGATGAGCGACGACCCCGTCACGGTGGAACTGGACAGCGGTATCCTCGACGTGATCCGTGTGATGACGGACTCGAACGTCCGCCGGATCCCAGCCACTGATGAAGATGGACAGCTCGCCGGAATCGTCACGTTCGACGACTTCGTCGTGCTCCTCAGTCGAGAACTCAAATTGCTCGGCGAGCTCGTCGAAGCTGAAGTCCCGCCATACGAGCACACCTAA
- the ppc gene encoding phosphoenolpyruvate carboxylase encodes MQLHNRGVRQDVRELGALLGDVLEGQTSRGAFETVESCRRAAIDYRAGDLESREPLVTELEGLSPHRQRTVARAFTTYFELINLAEERERVRTIRTDSQAGTLEDSLEAAAEELGEGDVETVRQILDDVLIEPTFTAHPTEARRKTVKSKLREISTSLETLDERLLTDKEERQLWQDIDAEVTSLWQTPQVRNRQPEPEDEARNVQWYLENTLFDVVGDVYDELHDAIDAEVPGTLDIPKLFEFRSWAGSDRDGNPYVTPEVTANTLERQRSVILDRYRDQLKRLSGVLSQDGSRIDAGSAFQASLERDRERLPGSARTAEQRYPDEPYRQKLKLMRERLRRVGDVRPGGYDDVDELRGDLKVIAESLRNNNADSVADAHVDPIRRQVATFGFSLASLDLRDHQQKHTDAIADALEHEGIDYRALSEDERVELLTDAVLQDEPVIDLGETADLSDDSARVLELFDSLADWQAEYGVHAIDTYCISMTEEPSHVLEVLFLADQAGVISLPEHSGVDIVPLLETEYALSGARRIMGTLFENEAYAQALEARGRTQEIMLGYSDSNKENGFLAANWSLYKNQRRLGEICDDHDVTMRLFHGRGGSISRGGGPMNEALLALPNSTVTGQVKFTEQGEAIAEKYANPRIAERNIEQMLNAQLRARKQALDQPEEEVREEWFEAMETMADAARTEYRDLLESDGFVQYFEQATPITVIEDLDLGSRPASRSGERTVEDLRAIPWVFSWTQSRCILPGWYALATGVEAYLEDGGSIETLQTMYEEWPFFRTTLDNAALSLSRTELEIADRYADLAEPDLRERFFPRVSGEYERATDLITEIGQRDQLHTRDWLGENLERRNPYVDPLNMLQVYLLAQTDRTDIEERSLRLTVKGIAAGMKNTG; translated from the coding sequence ATGCAACTCCATAACAGAGGCGTCAGACAGGACGTCCGCGAACTCGGTGCGTTACTCGGCGACGTCCTCGAGGGTCAGACCTCTCGTGGGGCGTTCGAGACGGTCGAGTCGTGTCGGCGGGCGGCGATCGACTACCGCGCCGGCGACCTCGAGTCACGCGAGCCGCTCGTGACGGAACTCGAGGGACTGTCGCCACACCGACAGCGGACCGTTGCGCGTGCGTTTACGACCTACTTCGAGTTGATCAACCTCGCCGAAGAGCGCGAGCGGGTCCGAACCATCCGCACGGACTCTCAGGCGGGCACCCTCGAGGACAGTCTCGAGGCTGCGGCCGAAGAACTCGGCGAAGGCGACGTCGAGACCGTTCGGCAGATTCTCGACGATGTCCTGATCGAACCGACCTTCACTGCACATCCGACCGAGGCCCGCCGCAAGACGGTTAAGTCCAAACTGCGGGAGATTTCCACGTCGCTCGAGACCTTGGACGAGCGACTCCTGACCGACAAGGAGGAACGCCAACTCTGGCAGGATATCGACGCCGAAGTGACGAGCCTCTGGCAGACGCCACAGGTTCGCAACCGCCAGCCGGAACCCGAAGACGAAGCGCGGAACGTCCAGTGGTACTTGGAGAACACGCTGTTCGACGTCGTCGGCGACGTCTACGACGAACTCCACGACGCGATCGACGCGGAAGTTCCCGGCACCCTCGATATTCCGAAACTCTTCGAGTTCCGCTCGTGGGCTGGCAGCGACCGCGACGGCAACCCCTACGTCACCCCCGAAGTCACGGCGAACACGCTCGAGCGCCAGCGCTCGGTCATCCTCGATCGCTACCGCGACCAGCTCAAACGCCTCTCCGGTGTCCTGAGCCAGGACGGCAGCCGGATCGACGCCGGCTCCGCGTTTCAGGCCTCCCTCGAGCGCGACCGCGAGCGCCTGCCCGGCAGCGCACGTACAGCCGAGCAGCGCTACCCCGACGAGCCCTACCGGCAGAAACTCAAACTCATGCGCGAGCGACTCCGCCGCGTCGGCGACGTGCGACCGGGTGGCTACGACGACGTCGACGAACTCCGTGGCGATCTCAAAGTTATCGCCGAGAGCCTGCGCAACAACAACGCAGACAGCGTCGCCGACGCCCACGTCGATCCGATCCGCCGGCAGGTCGCCACCTTCGGCTTCTCGCTGGCGAGTCTCGACCTGCGCGACCACCAACAGAAGCACACCGACGCCATCGCTGACGCACTCGAGCACGAGGGGATCGACTACCGCGCCCTCTCGGAGGATGAACGTGTCGAGTTGCTGACCGACGCCGTCTTGCAGGACGAGCCAGTGATCGACCTCGGCGAGACCGCCGATCTCTCGGACGACTCGGCGCGCGTCCTCGAGTTGTTCGACAGCCTCGCCGACTGGCAGGCCGAGTACGGTGTCCACGCCATCGACACCTACTGCATCTCGATGACCGAGGAACCGAGTCACGTCCTCGAGGTGTTGTTCTTGGCCGATCAGGCCGGCGTTATTTCCCTGCCCGAACATTCGGGCGTCGACATCGTTCCGCTGCTCGAGACCGAGTACGCCCTCTCGGGGGCCCGGCGGATCATGGGCACGCTGTTCGAAAACGAGGCCTACGCGCAGGCGCTCGAGGCCCGCGGGCGCACCCAGGAGATCATGCTGGGCTACTCCGACTCGAACAAGGAAAACGGCTTCCTGGCGGCGAACTGGTCGCTGTACAAGAACCAGCGCCGGCTGGGGGAGATCTGCGACGACCACGACGTGACGATGCGGCTGTTCCACGGTCGTGGCGGCTCGATTTCGCGGGGCGGCGGGCCGATGAACGAGGCGCTGCTGGCGCTGCCGAACTCGACGGTCACGGGGCAGGTCAAGTTCACCGAACAGGGCGAAGCCATCGCCGAAAAGTACGCCAATCCGCGGATCGCCGAGCGCAACATCGAACAGATGCTCAACGCCCAGCTCCGGGCGCGCAAGCAGGCGCTGGACCAGCCCGAAGAGGAGGTCCGCGAGGAGTGGTTCGAGGCTATGGAGACGATGGCTGACGCCGCCCGCACGGAGTACCGCGACCTCTTGGAGAGCGACGGCTTCGTCCAGTACTTCGAGCAGGCGACGCCGATCACCGTCATCGAAGACCTCGATCTGGGGTCGCGACCGGCCTCCCGATCTGGCGAGCGCACCGTCGAAGACCTGCGGGCGATCCCGTGGGTGTTCTCGTGGACCCAGTCACGGTGTATCCTGCCGGGGTGGTACGCCCTCGCGACTGGCGTTGAGGCGTATCTCGAGGATGGTGGGTCGATAGAGACCTTACAGACGATGTACGAGGAATGGCCGTTCTTCCGGACGACGCTCGACAACGCCGCGCTCTCGCTGTCGCGGACCGAACTCGAGATTGCCGACCGGTACGCCGACCTGGCCGAGCCGGACCTGCGCGAGCGGTTCTTCCCACGCGTGAGCGGCGAGTACGAGCGGGCAACCGACCTGATTACCGAGATCGGCCAGCGTGACCAGCTCCATACCCGCGACTGGCTCGGCGAGAACTTAGAGCGGCGAAACCCATACGTCGATCCGCTGAACATGCTGCAGGTCTACCTGCTTGCCCAGACTGATCGGACCGACATCGAAGAACGATCGCTCAGACTGACGGTCAAGGGTATTGCGGCTGGTATGAAGAACACGGGATAA
- a CDS encoding HVO_0649 family zinc finger protein, whose translation MVPFNADASTPLEWARQRYEHTDKKCPDCGYVDEEGNWESRTDGRRIVYRHVCPSCGASREHVFTLK comes from the coding sequence ATGGTGCCATTTAACGCAGATGCCAGCACGCCGCTCGAGTGGGCTCGCCAGCGTTATGAACACACGGACAAGAAGTGTCCGGACTGCGGGTACGTCGACGAGGAGGGAAACTGGGAGAGCCGGACGGACGGGCGCCGGATCGTTTACCGTCACGTCTGTCCCAGCTGCGGGGCCAGCCGCGAGCACGTCTTCACCCTGAAGTGA
- a CDS encoding NAD-dependent epimerase/dehydratase family protein has translation MTLEGHAVLVTGGAGFIGSNLANHLAEDNDVTVADDCYLGTPENLTDDVEFVDASVLDDDLPTDVDVVFHLAALSSYAMHEDDPTTGARVNVEGFVNVVEQARQDGCETVVYASTSSIYGSRTEPSPEDMDVSVNTGYEASKLARERYGEYFSNHYDMSMAGMRFFSVYQGYGGAEEHKGEYANVIAQFADDIANGEAPVLYGDGTQTRDFTHVSDIVRGLEQAATNELDGIYNLGTGEAYDFNTVVEMINDELDTAIEPEYVENPIPESVYVHDTCADASKIREETGWVPQIDFEEGIRRVCAQYTDD, from the coding sequence ATGACACTCGAGGGACACGCCGTCCTCGTTACCGGTGGGGCGGGCTTTATCGGATCGAACCTGGCGAACCACCTCGCCGAGGACAACGACGTCACTGTCGCCGACGACTGTTATCTGGGCACGCCGGAAAACCTCACAGACGACGTCGAGTTCGTCGACGCGAGCGTCTTGGACGATGACCTGCCAACGGATGTCGACGTCGTGTTCCACCTTGCGGCGTTGTCGTCGTACGCGATGCACGAGGACGACCCGACGACGGGTGCCAGAGTCAACGTCGAAGGCTTCGTCAACGTGGTCGAACAGGCCCGCCAGGACGGCTGCGAGACGGTCGTCTACGCCTCGACGTCGTCGATCTACGGTAGCCGAACGGAGCCATCGCCGGAAGACATGGACGTCAGTGTCAACACCGGCTACGAGGCCTCGAAACTTGCACGCGAGCGCTACGGCGAGTACTTTTCAAATCACTACGACATGTCGATGGCCGGGATGCGCTTTTTTTCGGTGTATCAGGGCTACGGTGGGGCCGAAGAACACAAAGGCGAGTACGCCAACGTGATCGCGCAGTTCGCCGACGACATCGCCAACGGCGAGGCACCGGTGCTGTACGGCGACGGCACCCAGACGCGCGATTTCACGCACGTCTCCGACATCGTCCGCGGGCTCGAGCAGGCTGCAACGAACGAGCTCGATGGCATCTACAACCTGGGAACCGGCGAGGCCTACGATTTCAACACCGTCGTCGAGATGATCAACGACGAACTCGACACCGCCATCGAACCGGAGTACGTCGAGAACCCCATTCCCGAGTCGGTGTACGTCCACGATACCTGCGCCGACGCCTCGAAGATCCGTGAGGAAACCGGCTGGGTGCCACAGATTGACTTCGAGGAAGGCATTCGGCGGGTCTGTGCGCAGTATACCGACGATTGA